In Streptomyces camelliae, the sequence CCGCGCTACAAGGCGCTGATGGGGCTGGTGAAGGTCGCCCCGCGCGGGCTGCTGGGCGGGGTCACCTCCAGGACCGGCCGCAAGTACGGGCCGCAGTAGCCCCGCCGGAAAAGCGGGTGACGCCGTCGCTCCGGTGTGGAAACGGGGCGAAAATGGGCGTGACGGAAGAACCGGGCCAGGGGGGCCGGGAGGCGGCGTCATGACCTTCGTACAGCTCATCGAGTGCAGGACGAGCCGGCTGGACGAGATGAACCGGCTCATGGACGACTGGGTCGCCGGGACCAAGGGGAAACGGACGGCGACGCACGCGCTGGTCGGCAAGGACCGCTCGGACGCGGCGCACATCGTGGAAGTGGTGGAGTTCCCGTCGTACGAGGAGGCGATGCGGAACTCGAACCTCCCGGAGACCGACAAGATCTTCCAAGGGATGGTCGCCCTGTGCGACGAGATGCCGACGTTCATCGATCTGGACGTCGTGCGGGACGAGCGGCTGGCCGAGGACACCGTACGGCGGTTCTTCGCGGCGCTGGAGACCCGGGGCGAACTGCCGCCGCTCAACGACCTGCTGGACGAGGACATCCACAGCCATGATCCGGTCAATCCGCAGGACACCATCGGGCTGGACAACGCGCGCAGCGAGTTCCGGATGTGGCGCGGCGGCTTCGACTTCGCGTTCCGGGTCGACGACGTGCTCGCCCAGGGCGACCGGGCCTGTGTGCGGTGGACCTGGAACGCCACGCACAAGGGCGAGTTCCTGGGGATCCCGGCCACCGGCAGGGACGTCGTCATGACCGGGATGACACTGTTCCGGTTCGCGGACAACGGCAAGATCGCCGAGATGTGGTGGCAGCACGACCAGCTCGGACTGATGCAGCAGCTGGGCGCGCTGGACGAGTTGGAGCAGTAGCCGGATCTTCCGGTGGCGGACAGGGTGAAGGCCCGGCTCCCCTCGTGGGGTGCCGGGCCTTCGGCGGGAACGCTCAGGAGCGCTGGGCTCAGTGGGCGTGGCCGTGGCTGTGGCCGTGGCCCGCGGCCTCCGGCTCCTCTTCCTTCTTCTCGACAACCAGGGTCTCGGTCGTGAGCAGCAGGGAGGCGATGGAGGCGGCGTTCTCCAGGGCGGAGCGGGTGACCTTCACCGGGTCGATGACGCCGGCCTTGACCAGGTCGCCGTACTCGCCGGTGGCGGCGTTGTAGCCGTTGCCCTTCTCCAGCTCGGCGACCTTGGAGACGATGACGTAGCCCTCCAGGCCGGCGTTCTCGGCGATCCAGCGCAGCGGCTCGACGGCGGCGCGGCGGACGACCGCGACACCCGTGGCCTCGTCGCCGGTCTTGCCGAGGTTGCCGTCCAGGACCTTCACCGCGTGGACGAGAGCCGAGCCACCACCGGAGACGATGCCCTCCTCGACCGCGGCGCGGGTCGCGGAGATGGCGTCCTCCAGACGGTGCTTCTTCTCCTTCAGCTCCACCTCGGTGGCGGCGCCGACCTTGATCACGCACACGCCGCCGGCCAGCTTCGCGAGGCGCTCCTGGAGCTTCTCGCGGTCCCAGTCGGAGTCGGTGTTCTCGATCTCGGCCTTGATCTGGGCGACGCGGCCGTGGACGTCCTCGGACTTGCCGGCGCCGTCGACGATCGTGGTGTCGTCCTTGGTGACCGTCACGCGGCGGGCGGAGCCCAGCACGTCCAGGCCGACCTGGTCGAGCTTGAGGCCGACCTCCTCGGAGATGACCGTGGCGCCGGTGAGGATCGCCATGTCCTGGAGCATCGCCTTGCGGCGGTCACCGAAGCCCGGGGCCTTGACCGCGACCGCGTTGAAGGTGCCGCGGATCTTGTTGACGACCAGGGTCGACAGGGCCTCGCCCTCGACGTCCTCGGCGATGATCAGCAGCGGCTTGGAGGCACCGGCCTGGATGACCTTCTCCAGCAGCGGCAGCAGGTCCTGGATGGAGGCGATCTTGCCCTGGTTGATGAGGATGTACGGGTCCTCCAGGACGGCCTCCATGCGCTCCTGGTCCGTCACGAAGTACGGCGACAGGTAGCCCTTGTCGAAGGCCATGCCCTCGGTGAAGTCCAGCTCCAGACCGAAGGTGTTGGACTCCTCGACGGTGATGACACCGTCCTTGCCGACCTTGTCCATCGCCTCGGCGATCAGCTCGCCGACCTGCTGGTCCTGGGCGGACAGCGCGGCGACGGCGGCGATGTCGGACTTCTCGTCGATCGGGCGGGCCGTGGCGAGCAGCTCGTCGGAGACGGCCTTGACGGCGGCGTCGATGCCCTTCTTCAGGGCGGCCGGGGAGGCACCCGCGGCGACGTTCTTCAGGCCCTCGCGCACCAGCGCCTGAGCAAGCACGGTGGCGGTGGTGGTGCCGTCACCCGCGATGTCGTTGGTCTTGGTCG encodes:
- a CDS encoding ester cyclase, producing MTFVQLIECRTSRLDEMNRLMDDWVAGTKGKRTATHALVGKDRSDAAHIVEVVEFPSYEEAMRNSNLPETDKIFQGMVALCDEMPTFIDLDVVRDERLAEDTVRRFFAALETRGELPPLNDLLDEDIHSHDPVNPQDTIGLDNARSEFRMWRGGFDFAFRVDDVLAQGDRACVRWTWNATHKGEFLGIPATGRDVVMTGMTLFRFADNGKIAEMWWQHDQLGLMQQLGALDELEQ
- the groL gene encoding chaperonin GroEL (60 kDa chaperone family; promotes refolding of misfolded polypeptides especially under stressful conditions; forms two stacked rings of heptamers to form a barrel-shaped 14mer; ends can be capped by GroES; misfolded proteins enter the barrel where they are refolded when GroES binds), whose translation is MAKILKFDEDARRALERGVNKLADTVKVTIGPKGRNVVIDKKFGAPTITNDGVTIAREVEIEDPYENLGAQLVKEVATKTNDIAGDGTTTATVLAQALVREGLKNVAAGASPAALKKGIDAAVKAVSDELLATARPIDEKSDIAAVAALSAQDQQVGELIAEAMDKVGKDGVITVEESNTFGLELDFTEGMAFDKGYLSPYFVTDQERMEAVLEDPYILINQGKIASIQDLLPLLEKVIQAGASKPLLIIAEDVEGEALSTLVVNKIRGTFNAVAVKAPGFGDRRKAMLQDMAILTGATVISEEVGLKLDQVGLDVLGSARRVTVTKDDTTIVDGAGKSEDVHGRVAQIKAEIENTDSDWDREKLQERLAKLAGGVCVIKVGAATEVELKEKKHRLEDAISATRAAVEEGIVSGGGSALVHAVKVLDGNLGKTGDEATGVAVVRRAAVEPLRWIAENAGLEGYVIVSKVAELEKGNGYNAATGEYGDLVKAGVIDPVKVTRSALENAASIASLLLTTETLVVEKKEEEPEAAGHGHSHGHAH